In one window of Arachis ipaensis cultivar K30076 chromosome B06, Araip1.1, whole genome shotgun sequence DNA:
- the LOC110263909 gene encoding uncharacterized protein LOC110263909 has product MDVKNAFLNGDLKKKVYMKPPPGYPCPTNKVCLLRKALYGLKQAPREWFDKFSTTICSLGFTSSPHENALFIRKSERGVVLLLLYVDDMIITGDDVDGISDLKASLHRTFEMKDLGSLSYFLGLEVISTDDGIYLSQAKYASDLLARAGITDSCTESTPLEPNVRFTPMDGTILDNPTLYRQLVGGLVYLTVTRPDIAYPVHVLSQFLAAPRTTHYAAVLRILRYIKGTLFHGLYFSAHSSLSLQAYSDADWAGDPTDHRSTTGYCLFLGDALISWRAKKQTFTTRSSTEAEYRALADTTAEVISVRWLLEDLGAPQSSPTDVFCDNRSAIQIAHNDVFHE; this is encoded by the coding sequence atggatgtgaagaatgcttttcttaatggggatttgaaaaagaaagtctatatgaaaccacctccggGATATCCTTGTCCTACTAATAaagtttgtctccttcgcaaggcactttatggacttaagcaagctcctcgtgaatggtttgacaagttcagcactaccatatgcagtcttggttttacttctagccctcatgagaatgcgctcttcattcgtaaaagcgaacgtggagttgttcttctacttttgtatgttgatgacatgatcattactggggatgatgttgatggtatctctgatctcaaggcctcacttcaccgtacctttgagatgaaagatcttggttctctcagctattttcttggtctcgaggtcatctccaccgatgatggcatctatctctctcaggctaagtatgcttcagatcttcttgctcgcgctgggattacagatagctgcactgagtctactcctcttgagcctaatgttcgttttacccctatggatggcactattttggataatccgactctctatcgacagttagttggcggtctcgtctacttgactgtcacccgaccagacatcgcctatccggttcatgtacttagccagttcttggcagctcctcgtactactcactatgcggcagttcttcgcattcttcgctacatcaaaggcactctttttcatggcctttatttttctgcccattcctctttgtctcttcaggcttactccgatgctgattgggctggtgatcccactgatcatcgttctactactggttactgtttgtttcttggcgacgctctcatttcttggcgtgctaagaagcaaacgttcactactcgctcaagcacagaagctgagtaccgtgccctcgctgacaccactgctgaagttatctcggttcgttggcttctcgaagatttgggtgctcctcagtcgtcccctactgatgttttttgtgataaccgcagtgctattcagatcgcccataatgatgtgtttcatgaa